Proteins encoded by one window of uncultured Celeribacter sp.:
- a CDS encoding phage major tail protein, TP901-1 family, with translation MAAQNGKDLLIKLDMTGSGTFETIAGLRATRISFNAESVDVTSLESSGGWRELLGGAGVKSATISGSGVFKDAATDERARQIFFDGEVLDFQVIIPDFGTVQGAFMLTTIDYAGSYNGEATYELSMASAGALSFVAA, from the coding sequence ATGGCTGCCCAAAACGGCAAAGACCTCTTGATCAAGCTGGACATGACCGGGTCCGGCACATTCGAAACCATCGCGGGGCTGCGCGCCACGCGGATCTCGTTCAACGCGGAAAGCGTCGATGTGACCTCGCTGGAAAGCTCCGGCGGCTGGCGCGAGCTTTTGGGCGGTGCGGGTGTGAAAAGCGCGACCATCTCTGGCTCCGGCGTCTTTAAGGATGCGGCCACGGACGAGCGCGCCCGTCAGATTTTCTTTGACGGCGAAGTGTTGGATTTCCAGGTGATCATCCCGGATTTCGGCACCGTCCAAGGCGCCTTCATGCTGACCACGATCGACTATGCGGGCTCTTACAATGGCGAGGCCACGTATGAGCTGTCGATGGCGTCCGCAGGCGCGCTCAGCTTCGTGGCGGCATAA
- the cysE gene encoding serine O-acetyltransferase — translation MAKTRTTLKELDPVWSQVVSEARQAVEAEPLLGGLVHACILHHETLEDALAYRIAQKLASPEMSEQLIREIADDAYSGDPMLSEAARADIAAVYDRDPACHRYIQPLLYFKGFQAIQAHRVSNWLWREGRRDLAYFFQMRMSEQFSVDIHPACRIGKGLFLDHAHALVFGETAVIGDNVSILHSVTLGGTGKEDEDRHPKIGDGVLIGAGAKVLGNIKIGDCSRVAAGSVVLSDVPHCTTVAGVPAKVVGEAGCSQPSISMNQLIGARGEKA, via the coding sequence ATGGCCAAGACTCGCACCACCTTGAAAGAACTCGATCCCGTCTGGAGCCAGGTTGTCTCCGAGGCGCGGCAAGCCGTTGAGGCCGAGCCTCTCTTGGGTGGGTTGGTCCATGCCTGTATCCTGCATCACGAGACTTTGGAGGATGCGCTGGCCTACCGGATCGCGCAGAAACTTGCCTCTCCCGAGATGTCCGAACAGCTCATCCGCGAGATCGCCGACGACGCCTATTCGGGCGATCCGATGCTCTCCGAGGCCGCGCGTGCCGACATCGCCGCCGTTTACGATCGCGACCCGGCCTGCCATCGCTACATCCAGCCTTTGCTCTATTTCAAAGGCTTCCAGGCGATCCAGGCCCATCGCGTTTCCAACTGGCTCTGGCGCGAAGGTCGTCGTGATCTGGCCTATTTCTTCCAGATGCGCATGTCCGAGCAATTCTCCGTCGACATCCACCCCGCGTGCCGCATCGGCAAGGGGCTGTTCCTCGATCACGCCCATGCGCTGGTCTTTGGCGAAACGGCCGTGATCGGCGACAATGTCTCGATCCTGCATTCCGTGACGCTTGGCGGCACCGGCAAAGAGGACGAGGACCGTCACCCTAAAATTGGCGACGGTGTCCTGATCGGCGCGGGCGCCAAGGTGCTGGGCAATATCAAGATCGGCGACTGCTCGCGCGTGGCCGCTGGCTCCGTGGTGCTGTCCGACGTGCCGCATTGCACGACCGTGGCAGGGGTGCCCGCCAAAGTCGTGGGCGAGGCGGGCTGTTCCCAACCATCGATTTCGATGAACCAACTGATCGGCGCGCGCGGCGAAAAGGCCTGA
- a CDS encoding DUF3168 domain-containing protein translates to MSYGVAAALQTAIYQALVADATLAGLVGTAIYDAAPTGTLPSLYVSLGPEDVSDASDKTGAGARHDFTVSVVSDAAGFLTAKQVATAISDVLVDADLALSRGTLVGLYFVSAKARRVQDSDVRRIDMKFRARVEDN, encoded by the coding sequence ATGAGTTATGGGGTAGCCGCCGCGCTTCAGACGGCAATTTATCAGGCCCTGGTGGCGGACGCGACGCTGGCCGGGCTTGTGGGCACGGCGATTTATGACGCCGCCCCCACGGGGACCTTGCCCTCGCTCTATGTGAGCCTCGGGCCGGAGGATGTCTCGGATGCGTCCGACAAGACGGGCGCAGGGGCGCGTCACGATTTCACCGTATCGGTGGTGTCGGACGCGGCGGGGTTCCTGACGGCCAAACAGGTGGCCACGGCCATTTCCGACGTGCTGGTGGACGCCGATCTGGCGCTCAGCCGCGGCACGCTCGTCGGGCTCTATTTCGTGTCGGCCAAGGCCCGGCGCGTTCAGGACAGCGATGTGCGCAGGATCGACATGAAATTCCGCGCGCGCGTCGAAGACAACTGA
- a CDS encoding DUF2460 domain-containing protein encodes MGFHEVRFPANLSFGSVGGPERRTDVVTLANGFEERNTPWAHSRRRYDAGMGMRSLDDIELMIAFFEARKGQLYGFRWKDWSDYKTCKASAAIGFEDQLIAYGDGETTVFQLNKNYTSGETTYVRPIKKPVFSTVKLGIGGQEAFEAIDWEVDTLTGLVTFGTPPGEGAAITAGFEFDVPVRFDTDSISTSVASFQAGEVPNVPVVEVRV; translated from the coding sequence ATGGGTTTTCATGAAGTGAGATTTCCGGCGAACCTGAGCTTTGGCTCGGTCGGGGGACCTGAGCGGCGCACCGATGTGGTGACGCTGGCCAACGGGTTCGAAGAACGCAACACGCCCTGGGCCCATTCGCGTCGCCGCTATGATGCGGGCATGGGGATGCGTTCTCTGGATGACATCGAGCTGATGATCGCGTTTTTCGAGGCGCGCAAGGGCCAGCTCTATGGGTTCCGCTGGAAGGACTGGTCGGATTACAAGACCTGCAAGGCCTCTGCCGCGATCGGCTTTGAGGACCAGCTCATCGCCTATGGCGACGGCGAGACCACGGTGTTTCAGCTGAATAAAAACTACACCTCCGGCGAGACCACCTACGTGCGTCCGATCAAGAAGCCCGTGTTCAGCACGGTGAAGCTCGGGATTGGCGGGCAGGAAGCCTTTGAGGCCATCGACTGGGAAGTGGACACGCTCACAGGGCTGGTCACCTTTGGCACGCCGCCGGGCGAGGGTGCTGCGATCACCGCAGGCTTCGAATTCGACGTGCCGGTGCGGTTTGACACCGACAGCATCTCGACCTCGGTCGCCTCGTTTCAGGCGGGCGAAGTGCCGAATGTGCCGGTCGTGGAGGTGCGTGTCTGA
- a CDS encoding DUF2793 domain-containing protein, translated as MSDTTRFALPLIEAAQAQKHVTVNEALSRIDGLMQLTLLSVTGNTPPVTPQEGDAYGVGSAPVNEWAGQAGRIALYVNGGWAFVPATLGMRAYIADQNGWAGYDGADWILGLQTLSANGAGMVQKVIEVDHTITAGTTSAASFAIPGQSVVYGVTGRVLSDITGTGLTGFSLGVAASSNRYGSGLSLSQGSWLRGLTGTPLTYYASEDLILTGEGGDFDAGGMIRLAIHCVQFSLPSE; from the coding sequence ATGAGTGATACAACCCGTTTTGCCCTGCCGCTGATCGAGGCTGCTCAGGCCCAGAAACATGTGACCGTGAACGAGGCGCTGAGCCGGATCGACGGGCTGATGCAGCTCACGCTCCTCTCCGTGACCGGCAACACCCCGCCTGTGACGCCGCAAGAGGGCGATGCTTATGGCGTGGGTTCCGCCCCGGTCAATGAGTGGGCCGGTCAGGCGGGGAGGATCGCGCTTTATGTCAACGGCGGCTGGGCTTTCGTGCCCGCCACTTTGGGCATGCGCGCCTATATCGCGGATCAAAATGGCTGGGCCGGATATGATGGCGCGGATTGGATTTTGGGCCTTCAAACGCTTTCTGCCAACGGGGCGGGCATGGTGCAAAAGGTGATCGAAGTGGATCACACGATCACCGCCGGGACCACATCGGCGGCCAGCTTTGCGATCCCCGGACAATCCGTCGTCTACGGCGTCACCGGGCGGGTTCTTAGCGACATCACCGGCACCGGGCTCACGGGCTTTTCACTCGGGGTAGCGGCCTCTTCGAACCGTTACGGCTCAGGTCTTTCGCTCTCACAGGGCAGCTGGCTGCGCGGTCTCACCGGCACGCCTTTGACCTATTATGCCTCCGAGGATCTGATCCTCACCGGCGAGGGCGGGGATTTCGATGCGGGCGGTATGATCCGCCTCGCCATCCACTGCGTGCAATTCTCGCTGCCCTCCGAATAA
- a CDS encoding rcc01693 family protein, which yields MTTEGFDWPALMRIGMKGLGLKPHEFWALTPAEFLILTGAGSGSAPMGRARLDELSKAYPDASSGVTQG from the coding sequence ATGACGACAGAGGGCTTTGACTGGCCCGCGCTGATGCGGATCGGGATGAAGGGATTGGGGCTGAAACCCCATGAGTTCTGGGCGCTGACGCCCGCCGAATTCCTGATCCTGACCGGGGCTGGAAGCGGCTCTGCCCCGATGGGGCGCGCGCGGCTCGATGAGTTGAGCAAAGCCTATCCAGACGCGAGTTCAGGCGTAACACAAGGGTAA
- a CDS encoding gene transfer agent family protein yields MANPFQGEVALTMNGERHVLKLTLGALAELEAGLETDTLVALVERFEGGKFSSADVLRIVVAGLRGGGWKGGYDDILTAEIAGGPLEAARVGAELISRAFTVPG; encoded by the coding sequence ATGGCGAACCCCTTCCAAGGCGAGGTGGCGCTCACGATGAATGGCGAGCGCCACGTGCTCAAGCTGACGCTTGGGGCGCTGGCCGAACTTGAGGCCGGTCTGGAGACGGACACGCTTGTCGCGCTGGTCGAACGTTTCGAGGGCGGCAAGTTTTCCTCCGCAGATGTGCTGCGCATTGTCGTGGCGGGTCTTCGGGGGGGCGGCTGGAAGGGCGGCTATGACGACATCCTGACGGCAGAGATTGCGGGCGGGCCTTTGGAGGCGGCACGTGTCGGTGCAGAGCTGATTTCGCGGGCCTTCACGGTGCCGGGATAG
- a CDS encoding DUF2163 domain-containing protein yields MAISDELQSHLLSGTTTLCRAWALVRKDGTTYGFTDHDNDLSFEGLAFKADTGLTANALEQSTGLSVDNTEALGALSAAAVKEEDIRAGRFDGAAVRSWLVNWADVNQRVLLFKGTFGEITRVSGGFRAELRGLTEELNQPQGRIYQSTCSAILGDKGCRFNTLQAGFYTDIPVETAEKGKIFNFATLTDFDDRWFERGRLTVLSGAAKGLVGLVKNDRLSATGRKVELWEDLRAEIAVGDMIRIEAGCDKRAETCRLKFDNFLNFQGFPHIPGEDWLASYPVKSGENDGGSLTSSESSLFGLQG; encoded by the coding sequence ATGGCGATCTCTGACGAACTTCAATCCCATCTTTTGAGCGGAACCACGACGCTGTGCCGGGCCTGGGCCTTGGTGCGCAAGGACGGTACGACTTATGGGTTCACCGATCACGACAACGATCTGAGCTTTGAGGGGCTGGCCTTCAAGGCGGACACGGGCCTGACGGCCAATGCGTTGGAGCAGTCCACCGGCCTGTCGGTCGACAACACCGAGGCGCTGGGCGCCTTGAGTGCGGCAGCGGTCAAGGAAGAGGACATCCGTGCCGGGCGTTTTGACGGCGCTGCTGTGCGGTCGTGGCTTGTGAACTGGGCCGATGTGAACCAGCGTGTGTTGCTGTTTAAAGGCACCTTTGGCGAAATCACGCGGGTCTCCGGCGGCTTTCGCGCTGAACTTCGTGGTCTGACTGAAGAGCTGAACCAGCCGCAAGGTCGGATTTACCAATCGACCTGTTCGGCGATTTTGGGCGACAAAGGCTGTCGTTTCAACACGTTGCAGGCCGGATTCTATACCGACATTCCGGTGGAAACCGCCGAAAAAGGTAAGATTTTCAACTTTGCGACGCTTACGGATTTCGACGACAGATGGTTCGAACGCGGGCGTTTGACCGTCTTGTCCGGTGCGGCGAAAGGACTCGTCGGGCTGGTGAAAAACGACCGGCTGTCGGCGACGGGGCGCAAGGTCGAGCTATGGGAAGACCTGCGCGCCGAGATCGCTGTCGGAGATATGATCCGCATTGAAGCGGGCTGTGACAAACGCGCGGAAACATGCCGGTTGAAGTTCGACAACTTCCTGAACTTTCAAGGTTTTCCGCATATTCCTGGCGAAGATTGGCTGGCGTCCTATCCGGTCAAGAGTGGAGAGAACGATGGCGGCAGCCTGACAAGCTCCGAGTCTTCGCTCTTCGGCTTACAGGGATAA
- a CDS encoding peptidase, protein MTSELNIADRARAWIGTPYLHQASCKGAGTDCLGLLRGIWREVYGQEPELIPPYTPDWSEPQQDERLLRAARAHLIEKPLSEMVSGNVLVFRMRKGAVAKHLGIVGDSGAVPTFIHAYSGHGVIENALSAPWKRRIAGCFAFPSLTSLSGR, encoded by the coding sequence ATGACTTCGGAGTTGAATATTGCAGATCGTGCGCGGGCCTGGATTGGCACGCCCTATCTGCATCAAGCGTCCTGTAAAGGCGCGGGGACGGATTGTCTCGGGCTTTTGCGCGGCATTTGGCGCGAGGTTTACGGCCAGGAGCCGGAACTCATTCCGCCCTACACGCCGGATTGGAGTGAACCGCAACAGGACGAGCGTCTGCTGCGGGCGGCGCGCGCACATCTGATCGAAAAACCCCTGTCCGAGATGGTCTCGGGCAATGTGTTGGTGTTTCGCATGCGCAAGGGCGCCGTCGCGAAACATCTGGGCATCGTGGGCGACAGCGGCGCGGTGCCGACATTCATCCATGCCTATAGCGGGCATGGGGTGATCGAAAACGCGCTCAGCGCACCGTGGAAACGGCGGATTGCGGGCTGTTTTGCCTTTCCGTCCCTCACGAGCCTTTCAGGGAGGTAA
- a CDS encoding glycoside hydrolase TIM-barrel-like domain-containing protein: MATIVLSAAGAAVGASVGGGVFGLSSVVIGRAIGATIGRAIDQRLMGVGSQTVETGRVERFRLMGASEGATVAQVYGRMRVGGQVIWATEFQEHTTTSGGGGGKGAPRTPQVTEYSYSVSLAIALCEGVISRVGRIWADGSEVDVSTLTMRVYHGTDDQLPDAKIEAVEGAGTVPAYRGIAYVVLEDVDLTAFGNRVPQFTFEIMRPDQSAGEKSDLTHLVPAVAMIPGTGEYSLATRPVYLRDGAGRTIVSNVNAASGRPDFSTSLEAMTDELPNCGSTSLVVSWFGDDLRCGSCQIQPKVEQANIDAPDMPWSVSGLTRGTAGVIPRDADDRVIYGGTPTDQSVVQAIRALQDAGQEVMFYPFILMEQTEGNGLVDPWTGEPEQPALPWRGRITTALAPGVTGTTDGTAAADAEVAAFFGAAQVSDFTASGDKVTYTGPAEFSFRRMILHYAHLCALAGGVESFCIGSEMRSLTRIRGASGFPAVDQLIQLAADVRTILGAECKIGYAADWSEYFGYQADGNFYYNLDALWADDNIDFIGIDNYMPLSDWRDGDVHADADWGSIYNLDYLKANIEGGEGYDWYYAHENHDVAQIRTPITDGAYGEDWVYRYKDIRNWWLNAHHDRIGGVRSETPTAWVPQSKPVWFTEMGCAAIDKGTNEPNKFLDAKSSESALPAYSNGRRDDFIQLQYIRAMTGYWGEGENNPTSEVYDGPMIDMTRAHVWAWDARPYPAFPSVTSVWSDGDNYAKGHWLNGRSTARSLADVVTEICARSGVEEIDTSELWGVLRGYNVTDIAGARSALQPLMLAYGFEAVEREGQLIFRSRDGKSQLTLTDTDLAVSDELDGLLERVRAPEAEVANRVQLTFVDADGDYAARSEEAVFPDEDSRLVSQSELPLALTRSEGRQVVERWLSESRIARDSARFSLPPSLMSYGAGDVISVETEEGTLRYRVDHATLGQQQQIEAVRVEQEIYEPSDMVEEIIEAKPFAAPVPVYPLFLDLPLLTGDEVPYTPHIAVTANPWPGSAAVYASTSDSGYTLNTLVPSWATIGVTQTALEAAKPGLWDRGPVLRVKLTRGELSSVDPIDVLNGANVAAIGDGSSSNWEVFQFANAEIVGENTYDISLRLRGQVGTDALDTGAMTQSWPVGSRFVLINTTLRQLDLPQSSRGLARHYRIGPSNRPYDDTIYTHYVEAFDGIGLRPYAPAHLRAVQSGTGNTEVSWVRRTRIDGDSWQSVEVPLGESFELYLVRVVKDGAILRETTTGSPSWTYMSAQKTSDGLTGAYEIHVAQMSESFGAGLFKRIEINE; the protein is encoded by the coding sequence ATGGCAACGATTGTACTTTCAGCTGCGGGTGCGGCCGTCGGCGCCTCTGTTGGCGGCGGTGTGTTTGGCCTGTCTTCCGTGGTCATCGGACGCGCCATCGGGGCCACGATCGGACGCGCGATTGATCAGCGCCTGATGGGCGTCGGCAGTCAGACCGTTGAAACCGGGCGTGTCGAACGCTTTCGTCTCATGGGGGCGTCCGAGGGCGCGACCGTGGCGCAGGTTTATGGGCGCATGCGGGTCGGTGGTCAGGTGATCTGGGCGACCGAATTTCAGGAACATACCACGACCAGTGGCGGAGGCGGCGGCAAAGGGGCGCCGAGGACGCCGCAGGTCACGGAATACAGCTATTCCGTCTCGTTGGCGATTGCGCTCTGTGAGGGCGTGATCTCGCGTGTGGGGCGCATCTGGGCCGATGGCAGCGAGGTGGACGTCAGCACCCTGACCATGCGGGTCTATCATGGCACAGACGATCAGCTTCCCGATGCCAAGATCGAGGCTGTCGAAGGCGCAGGCACCGTGCCCGCCTATCGTGGCATTGCTTATGTCGTTCTCGAGGACGTGGACCTGACCGCCTTTGGCAACCGGGTGCCGCAATTTACCTTTGAAATCATGCGCCCGGATCAATCCGCTGGCGAGAAAAGCGATCTGACGCATCTTGTGCCTGCCGTGGCGATGATCCCCGGCACGGGCGAATATTCCCTTGCGACCCGGCCGGTCTATCTTCGGGATGGGGCAGGCAGAACGATTGTTTCGAACGTCAATGCGGCCTCGGGGCGACCGGATTTTTCCACCTCTCTGGAGGCCATGACGGACGAGTTGCCGAATTGTGGGTCAACATCTTTGGTCGTGTCCTGGTTCGGGGATGATCTGCGCTGTGGCAGCTGTCAGATCCAGCCAAAGGTGGAACAGGCGAACATTGATGCGCCCGATATGCCCTGGTCCGTGTCCGGGCTCACGCGTGGAACGGCGGGGGTGATCCCGCGCGATGCGGATGATCGCGTGATCTATGGCGGCACACCGACGGATCAGTCCGTGGTTCAGGCGATCCGGGCGCTCCAAGACGCTGGACAGGAGGTGATGTTCTATCCATTCATCCTGATGGAGCAGACGGAGGGCAACGGGCTTGTCGATCCGTGGACCGGGGAACCGGAACAACCCGCACTGCCGTGGCGCGGGCGCATCACGACCGCTTTGGCGCCGGGTGTCACGGGCACCACGGATGGCACGGCGGCGGCAGATGCCGAGGTTGCGGCCTTTTTCGGCGCGGCGCAGGTCAGCGATTTCACGGCTTCCGGCGATAAGGTCACCTACACGGGGCCTGCGGAGTTTTCCTTCCGCCGGATGATCCTGCACTACGCACATCTTTGTGCGCTGGCGGGTGGCGTCGAGTCGTTTTGCATTGGGTCCGAAATGCGGTCGCTCACGCGTATTCGCGGGGCATCCGGCTTTCCGGCTGTGGATCAGTTGATCCAGCTGGCCGCCGATGTACGCACGATCCTGGGGGCTGAGTGCAAGATCGGCTATGCGGCGGATTGGTCCGAATATTTCGGCTATCAGGCCGACGGCAATTTCTATTACAATCTTGATGCGCTCTGGGCCGATGACAACATCGACTTCATCGGCATCGACAACTACATGCCGCTCTCCGATTGGCGCGATGGTGATGTACATGCTGACGCCGATTGGGGGTCGATCTACAATCTCGACTATCTCAAGGCCAATATTGAAGGCGGTGAGGGCTATGACTGGTATTACGCGCATGAAAACCATGACGTGGCCCAGATCCGCACGCCGATCACCGATGGCGCCTATGGCGAGGATTGGGTTTATCGCTACAAGGACATCCGCAATTGGTGGCTGAACGCTCACCACGACCGGATCGGCGGCGTGCGGAGTGAGACGCCGACCGCATGGGTGCCGCAATCGAAACCTGTCTGGTTCACCGAAATGGGCTGTGCCGCGATCGACAAGGGCACCAATGAGCCGAACAAGTTTCTGGATGCGAAATCCTCGGAGAGCGCTCTTCCGGCCTATTCCAACGGGCGGCGGGATGATTTCATCCAGCTTCAGTACATTCGGGCGATGACCGGATACTGGGGCGAGGGCGAGAACAACCCGACGTCCGAGGTCTACGATGGTCCGATGATCGACATGACCCGTGCCCATGTCTGGGCTTGGGACGCGCGGCCCTATCCGGCGTTTCCCTCGGTGACGTCCGTATGGTCCGATGGCGACAATTACGCCAAGGGGCATTGGCTCAACGGGCGCTCGACCGCTCGGTCCCTCGCCGATGTGGTAACCGAAATCTGTGCGCGTTCCGGCGTGGAAGAGATCGACACCTCTGAGCTTTGGGGCGTACTCCGCGGCTACAATGTCACGGACATCGCGGGTGCGCGCTCTGCGCTTCAACCCTTGATGCTGGCTTACGGCTTCGAGGCGGTTGAGCGCGAGGGGCAGCTGATTTTCCGGTCTCGTGACGGCAAATCGCAATTGACGCTGACAGATACGGATCTGGCAGTGTCCGATGAGTTGGACGGACTTCTGGAACGCGTGCGGGCTCCCGAAGCCGAGGTGGCAAACCGGGTGCAGCTGACCTTTGTCGATGCCGATGGCGATTATGCCGCGCGCTCCGAGGAGGCGGTTTTCCCGGATGAAGACAGCCGTCTGGTGTCGCAATCCGAACTGCCTCTGGCGCTCACGCGATCCGAAGGGCGTCAGGTTGTCGAGCGCTGGCTTTCCGAGTCGCGGATCGCAAGGGATTCGGCGCGGTTTTCTCTGCCGCCTTCGCTCATGTCCTATGGCGCGGGCGATGTGATCAGCGTCGAGACCGAGGAGGGCACGCTGCGCTACCGGGTCGATCACGCCACCCTTGGCCAGCAGCAACAGATCGAAGCGGTGCGGGTCGAACAGGAGATCTACGAGCCTTCCGACATGGTCGAAGAGATCATCGAGGCCAAACCTTTCGCTGCGCCTGTCCCGGTCTATCCGCTGTTCCTAGATCTGCCTTTGCTGACCGGCGATGAAGTGCCTTACACGCCACATATCGCGGTGACGGCCAATCCCTGGCCGGGCTCTGCGGCGGTCTATGCCTCGACGTCTGACAGCGGCTATACGCTCAACACTCTGGTGCCGAGCTGGGCCACGATCGGCGTCACGCAAACCGCGTTGGAGGCGGCCAAGCCCGGTCTCTGGGATCGCGGGCCTGTGCTGCGGGTGAAACTCACGCGCGGCGAATTGTCCTCGGTCGACCCTATAGATGTGCTCAACGGCGCCAATGTCGCGGCCATCGGCGATGGCAGCTCGTCCAACTGGGAGGTGTTCCAATTCGCCAATGCCGAGATCGTGGGTGAGAACACCTATGACATTTCCCTGCGGCTCAGAGGACAGGTGGGGACGGATGCTCTGGACACAGGCGCGATGACGCAAAGCTGGCCGGTGGGCTCGCGCTTTGTGCTGATCAACACGACTTTGCGTCAGCTCGATTTGCCGCAGTCGTCGCGTGGCCTGGCACGCCATTATCGCATTGGCCCGTCGAACCGGCCCTATGATGATACGATCTACACCCATTATGTCGAGGCTTTCGATGGCATCGGATTGCGCCCCTATGCGCCTGCGCATCTCAGGGCAGTGCAGTCCGGCACGGGGAATACGGAGGTCAGCTGGGTGCGGCGCACACGCATCGACGGGGACAGTTGGCAATCTGTCGAGGTGCCTCTGGGCGAAAGCTTCGAGCTCTATCTTGTCCGTGTCGTCAAAGACGGTGCCATCCTGCGCGAAACCACCACCGGCTCCCCGAGCTGGACGTATATGTCCGCACAGAAAACCAGCGACGGTCTGACCGGCGCTTATGAAATCCACGTTGCCCAAATGTCCGAAAGCTTCGGCGCGGGCCTTTTCAAAAGGATTGAGATCAATGAGTGA
- a CDS encoding phage tail tape measure protein, which produces MADEINGTDINGLDTFEDKVEQMESAIGGAEAMAAAFNQEMVRLQATVAETQREVSKLESGISRGLKKAIDGLVFDGDTLADALRGLGESMLNAAYNAALSPVTSHVGSVMGNGLEGLIQGLLPFERGGAFAQGRVMPFANGGVVSSPTFFPMRGGTGLMGEAGAEAIMPLTRGANGKLGVQAQGGAARPVNITMNITTPDVQGFQRSQSQVAAQLSRALGRGSRNQ; this is translated from the coding sequence ATGGCTGACGAGATCAACGGCACGGATATCAACGGGCTCGACACGTTTGAAGACAAGGTCGAGCAGATGGAAAGCGCCATCGGCGGCGCGGAGGCCATGGCGGCGGCGTTCAATCAGGAGATGGTCCGTTTGCAGGCCACGGTGGCCGAGACCCAGCGGGAGGTGTCCAAGTTGGAAAGCGGCATTTCGCGGGGGCTGAAGAAGGCTATCGACGGTTTGGTGTTCGACGGCGACACGCTGGCGGATGCGCTTCGGGGCTTGGGCGAGTCGATGCTCAATGCGGCCTATAATGCGGCGCTCAGCCCTGTGACCAGCCACGTCGGCTCGGTGATGGGGAACGGTCTCGAGGGACTTATTCAGGGCCTTTTGCCGTTCGAGAGAGGCGGCGCCTTTGCGCAAGGCCGGGTGATGCCTTTTGCCAATGGTGGCGTGGTTTCCAGTCCGACCTTTTTCCCGATGCGCGGCGGCACGGGGCTTATGGGCGAAGCGGGGGCGGAGGCAATTATGCCGCTCACGCGTGGAGCCAACGGCAAGCTCGGTGTGCAGGCGCAGGGCGGTGCCGCGCGTCCCGTCAACATCACGATGAACATCACGACGCCCGATGTGCAGGGCTTCCAACGCAGCCAGAGCCAGGTGGCGGCCCAGTTGAGCCGCGCCTTGGGCCGTGGGTCGCGCAATCAGTAA